Proteins encoded together in one Acanthochromis polyacanthus isolate Apoly-LR-REF ecotype Palm Island chromosome 12, KAUST_Apoly_ChrSc, whole genome shotgun sequence window:
- the mrpl17 gene encoding 39S ribosomal protein L17, mitochondrial encodes MRLTLHMLISHGRMARRMGLGPESRINMLRNILTGLVRHERIETTLARADEVRFYAEKLVDYAKKGDNDEKAMKMASFWLTEKDLVPKLFKVLAPRFETQSHGYTRMARLPNRQNLDRAKMAVLEYKGNPFPPLYPAKKENELTLINQLLKGYREERAQQLGAKL; translated from the exons ATGCGCCTCACGTTGCATATGTTGATCTCCCACGGCCGAATGGCCCGGCGGATGGGTCTGGGACCGGAGTCCAGAATCAACATGCTGCGGAACATTTTGACAGGGCTGGTCCGACACGAGAGGATAGAAACCACGCTGGCCCGAGCAGATGAAGTCCGCTTCTACGCCGAAAAG ctGGTTGACTATGCCAAAAAGGGAGACAATGATGAAAAGGCAATGAAAATGGCCAGTTTTTGGCTCACG GAAAAGGATCTGGTGCCGAAGCTCTTCAAGGTTCTCGCTCCACGGTTTGAGACCCAGTCCCATGGATATACTCGGATGGCACGCCTCCCCAACAGACAGAACCTAGATAGAGCTAAGATGGCCGTGTTGGAGTACAAAGGAAATCCCTTTCCCCCTCTTTAtcctgcaaaaaaagaaaatgaactgaCTCTCATCAATCAGCTGCTCAAAGGCTACAGAGAAGAGCGGGCGCAACAGTTAGGTGCAAAACTGTAA
- the LOC110953827 gene encoding trypsin-1-like, whose translation MRFLFFALLLRAAFAAEDDKIVGGNECTPHSQPHQVSLNSGYHFCGGSLVNEYWVVSAAHCYKSKMDIVLGDHNRWFMDGNEQIIPTAQVIPHPNYESWLVNNDIMLIKLSQPATINKYVQPLALPTSCATAGTMCTVSGWGVTMDSSADSNRLQCLNIPILSDEDCDNSYPGMITEAMFCAGYLEGGKDSCQVCMSAFEAKTKH comes from the exons ATGAGGTTTCTGTTCTTTGCGCTGCTCTTGAGAGCTGCTT ttgCCGCAGAAGATGACAAAATTGTTGGAGGCAATGAGTGCACACCTCATTCTCAGCCCCATCAGGTGTCTCTGAACTCTGGCTACCACTTCTGTGGTGGCTCCCTTGTCAACGAATACTGGGTTGTGTCTGCTGCTCACTGCTACAAATC CAAAATGGACATTGTACTTGGTGATCACAACCGTTGGTTTATGGATGGCAATGAACAGATCATTCCCACTGCCCAGGTGATCCCTCATCCCAACTATGAGTCCTGGCTGGTTAATAACGACATCATGCTGATCAAGCTGAGCCAACCAGCTACTATCAACAAGTATGTGCAGCCTTTGGCTTTGCCCACCAGCTGTGCCACTGCAGGCACCATGTGCACAGTCTCTGGATGGGGTGTGACCATGGACTCCT CTGCCGACAGTAATAGATTGCAGTGCTTGAACATCCCCATCCTGTCTGATGAGGACTGTGACAACTCCTATCCTGGCATGATCACTGAGGCCATGTTCTGTGCCGGATACctggagggagggaaggactCTTGCCAGGTTTGCATGTCTGCttttgaagcaaaaacaaagcattaa